A single window of Streptomyces cathayae DNA harbors:
- the mmsB gene encoding multiple monosaccharide ABC transporter permease has translation MSTDVTDKTPAAAPPGRNGAGTGDGLLRLMLDGMRRNMRQYGMLFALGLIVALFAVWTDGDLILPRNVSNLVLQNSYILILAIGMMLVIIAGHIDLSVGSLTAFVGSMAAVFMVRNDIPWPMAVVLCLAVGAIAGAVQGWFIAYGGIPSFIVTLAGMLTFRGLTEIFLEGQTLGPFPRGLQKVANGFLPEVGPKTNYHNLTLLLGFGLIALVVLQEVRDRRRQQEFALDVPPVKLFLLKLVALTAAILTVTLLLASYKGAPIVLLILGALLVGFGYVMRNAVIGRHIYAIGGNLPAAKLSGVRDKKVTFLVFLNMGMLAALAGLVFAARFNAASPKAGLNFELEAIAAAFIGGASMSGGVGTVLGAIIGGLVLGVLNNGMNLVGIGTDWQQVIKGLVLLAAVGFDVWNKRKVGS, from the coding sequence ATGAGCACGGATGTCACCGACAAGACCCCGGCCGCCGCGCCGCCGGGCAGGAACGGGGCGGGCACCGGTGACGGACTGCTCCGGCTGATGCTGGACGGCATGCGCCGCAACATGCGCCAGTACGGCATGCTGTTCGCCCTGGGCCTGATCGTGGCGCTGTTCGCCGTGTGGACCGACGGTGACCTGATCCTGCCGCGCAACGTGTCCAACCTGGTGCTGCAGAACAGCTACATCCTGATCCTCGCGATCGGCATGATGCTGGTCATCATCGCGGGCCACATCGACCTGTCGGTCGGCTCGCTGACGGCGTTCGTCGGGTCGATGGCCGCGGTGTTCATGGTCCGCAACGACATCCCCTGGCCGATGGCGGTGGTGCTGTGCCTGGCCGTGGGCGCCATCGCGGGCGCCGTGCAGGGGTGGTTCATCGCGTACGGCGGCATACCGTCGTTCATCGTGACCCTGGCGGGCATGCTCACCTTCCGCGGTCTGACCGAGATCTTCCTGGAGGGCCAGACCCTCGGCCCGTTCCCGCGCGGGCTGCAGAAGGTCGCCAACGGCTTCCTGCCCGAGGTCGGCCCAAAGACGAACTACCACAACCTCACCCTGCTGCTCGGCTTCGGACTGATCGCGCTCGTGGTGCTCCAGGAGGTCCGTGACCGGCGCCGCCAGCAGGAGTTCGCCCTCGACGTCCCGCCCGTCAAGCTGTTCCTGCTGAAGCTGGTGGCGCTCACCGCCGCCATCCTCACCGTCACGCTGCTGCTCGCCAGCTACAAGGGCGCCCCGATCGTGCTGCTGATCCTCGGCGCGCTGCTCGTCGGCTTCGGCTACGTGATGCGCAACGCCGTCATCGGCCGCCACATCTACGCCATCGGCGGCAACCTGCCGGCGGCCAAGCTGTCCGGCGTGCGGGACAAGAAGGTCACCTTCCTGGTCTTCCTGAACATGGGCATGCTCGCGGCCCTGGCGGGTCTGGTCTTCGCCGCCCGCTTCAACGCGGCCTCTCCCAAGGCCGGCCTCAACTTCGAACTCGAGGCGATCGCGGCCGCGTTCATCGGCGGCGCGTCGATGAGCGGCGGTGTCGGCACCGTGCTCGGCGCGATCATCGGCGGTCTGGTCCTGGGCGTGCTGAACAACGGCATGAACCTCGTCGGCATCGGCACCGACTGGCAGCAGGTCATCAAGGGCCTGGTGCTCCTGGCGGCGGTCGGCTTCGACGTGTGGAACAAGCGCAAGGTCGGTTCGTAG
- a CDS encoding mandelate racemase/muconate lactonizing enzyme family protein yields the protein MRITGISTHVVGTPWRNLTYVQVHTDEGLTGIGETRMLGHTDALLGYLREAEANHILGSDPFAVEDLVRRMKYGDFGRAGEIVMSGIAVVEMACWDIKGKALGVPVWQLLGGKVTDRVKAYANGWYTTERTPEAYHKAAQAVVERGYRALKIDPFGTGHFELDHRQSLYAVSLIEAVRDAIGPETELMLEMHGRFSPATAVRLARELAPFDPAWLEEPVPPENLKALEKVAAKVDIPLATGERVHDRIEFRELFESQAVDILQPDVGHIGGIWETRKLAATAETHYMLVAPHNVGGPVLTAASLQVGFTSPNFKVLEHFNDFADAEIKKVVKGAPQVDPQDGCFHLSDAPGLGVELDVDAAAEFPQQQARFDLWAEGWEQRKPKGTK from the coding sequence TTGCGTATCACCGGAATCAGCACACACGTGGTCGGGACTCCGTGGCGCAACCTGACGTACGTCCAGGTGCACACCGACGAGGGGCTCACGGGGATCGGCGAGACCCGGATGCTGGGCCACACCGACGCCCTGCTGGGCTACTTGAGGGAGGCGGAGGCCAACCACATCCTCGGCAGCGACCCCTTCGCCGTGGAGGACCTGGTCCGCCGCATGAAGTACGGCGACTTCGGCCGCGCCGGCGAGATCGTGATGTCCGGCATCGCCGTCGTCGAGATGGCGTGCTGGGACATCAAGGGCAAGGCCCTCGGCGTGCCCGTGTGGCAGCTGCTCGGCGGAAAGGTGACCGACAGGGTCAAGGCGTACGCCAACGGCTGGTACACCACCGAGCGCACCCCGGAGGCGTACCACAAGGCGGCGCAGGCGGTGGTGGAGCGCGGCTACCGGGCCCTGAAGATCGACCCGTTCGGTACCGGACACTTCGAACTCGACCACCGGCAGAGCCTGTACGCGGTCTCCCTGATCGAGGCGGTCCGTGACGCCATCGGCCCCGAGACCGAGCTGATGCTGGAGATGCACGGCCGCTTCTCCCCCGCCACCGCCGTCCGACTCGCCAGGGAACTCGCGCCGTTCGACCCGGCCTGGCTGGAGGAGCCGGTGCCGCCGGAGAACCTCAAGGCGCTGGAGAAGGTCGCCGCCAAGGTCGACATCCCGCTCGCCACGGGTGAACGCGTCCACGACCGCATCGAGTTCCGTGAGCTGTTCGAGAGCCAGGCCGTCGACATCCTGCAGCCGGACGTCGGCCACATCGGCGGCATCTGGGAGACGCGCAAGCTCGCGGCGACCGCCGAGACGCACTACATGCTGGTCGCGCCGCACAACGTCGGCGGTCCGGTGCTCACCGCCGCGTCCCTCCAGGTCGGTTTCACCTCGCCGAACTTCAAGGTCCTGGAGCACTTCAACGACTTCGCGGACGCGGAGATCAAGAAGGTCGTCAAGGGCGCCCCGCAGGTGGACCCCCAGGACGGCTGCTTCCACCTCTCCGACGCCCCCGGGCTCGGGGTGGAGCTGGACGTCGACGCGGCGGCCGAATTCCCGCAGCAGCAGGCCCGGTTCGACCTGTGGGCCGAGGGCTGGGAGCAGCGCAAGCCCAAGGGCACGAAGTGA
- the chvE gene encoding multiple monosaccharide ABC transporter substrate-binding protein, which produces MRNRRSALAAVATAASLALTLSACGQNSEGGSEEDKGGPEGATIGIAMPTKSSERWIADGNNVVKDLQSKGYKTKLVYGEDDPDQQVAQIENLITQGVKALIVASIDNKSMNNVLQQAKDADIPVISYDRLILGTENVGYYASFDNEKVGELQGDYILDKLGLKDGSEKGPFNIELFAGSNDDNNTRYFFQGAMNALKPYIDKKQLVVRSGQTELNQVTTLRWDGGTAQKRMDDILTSSYKTGRVDAVLSPYDGISIGILSALKSDDYGSKSKPLPIVTGQDAEVASVKSIIAGQQSMTVYKDTRELAKVATNMVDALLNDKEPEVNDTKTYHNGAKVVPAYLLEPVAVDEENYQEVVVDSGYIKESDLK; this is translated from the coding sequence ATGCGTAACCGCAGAAGCGCCCTCGCCGCCGTGGCCACCGCCGCCTCGCTCGCCCTCACCCTGTCCGCCTGCGGCCAGAACAGCGAGGGCGGCAGCGAGGAGGACAAGGGAGGACCCGAGGGGGCGACCATCGGCATCGCGATGCCGACCAAGTCCTCCGAGCGCTGGATCGCCGACGGCAACAACGTCGTCAAGGACCTGCAGTCCAAGGGCTACAAGACCAAGCTGGTCTACGGCGAGGACGACCCGGACCAGCAGGTCGCGCAGATCGAGAACCTGATCACGCAGGGCGTGAAGGCGCTGATCGTGGCGTCCATCGACAACAAGTCGATGAACAACGTGCTGCAGCAGGCCAAGGACGCCGACATCCCGGTGATCTCCTACGACCGCCTGATCCTCGGCACCGAGAACGTCGGCTACTACGCCTCGTTCGACAACGAGAAGGTGGGCGAACTCCAGGGCGACTACATCCTGGACAAGCTCGGTCTGAAGGACGGCAGCGAGAAGGGGCCGTTCAACATCGAGCTGTTCGCCGGCTCCAACGACGACAACAACACCCGCTACTTCTTCCAGGGCGCGATGAACGCCCTGAAGCCGTACATCGACAAGAAGCAGCTCGTCGTCCGGTCCGGCCAGACCGAACTCAACCAGGTCACCACCCTGCGCTGGGACGGCGGCACCGCCCAGAAGCGCATGGACGACATCCTGACCTCGTCCTACAAGACCGGGCGGGTCGACGCGGTCCTCTCCCCCTACGACGGCATCTCCATCGGCATCCTGTCCGCCCTGAAGTCGGACGACTACGGCTCCAAGAGCAAGCCGCTGCCGATCGTCACCGGCCAGGACGCCGAGGTCGCCTCGGTGAAGTCGATCATCGCCGGCCAGCAGTCGATGACCGTCTACAAGGACACCCGTGAGCTGGCCAAGGTCGCCACGAACATGGTCGACGCGCTGCTCAACGACAAGGAGCCCGAGGTCAACGACACCAAGACCTACCACAACGGGGCGAAGGTCGTACCGGCCTACCTGCTGGAGCCGGTCGCGGTGGACGAGGAGAACTACCAGGAGGTCGTCGTCGACTCCGGCTACATCAAGGAGAGCGACCTCAAGTAA
- a CDS encoding zinc-dependent alcohol dehydrogenase, with product MTAHPGGPAAAASVAADSLAVVVEGPGTHRLVAHEPRDPGPGEALVGVHATGICGSDREVYQGNRPEGYVRYPLTPGHEWSGTVLRVGAGVPASLTGRKVVGEGFRNCQVCDRCHAGETTLCSAGYEETGFTRPGAMAATLTLPARLLHVLPDEADLTAAALLEPAACIAAAALKANAVPGERVAVVGTGTLGMFAVQFLRAHSPAELLVVGSRDDREALSRRYGATDFRTKDRQLPDDFDVVIETAGSADAARTAASLLRRGGRLVLTGIPAPGADGLDPTDLVVRQLEVHTVFGAAPDAWAHTVRVFAAGLLDPLPLVTHELPLADFSRAIELVGSGDPAVGKVLLRP from the coding sequence GTGACCGCGCACCCGGGCGGGCCCGCCGCGGCCGCCTCCGTCGCCGCCGACTCGCTCGCCGTCGTCGTCGAGGGCCCCGGCACGCACCGCCTCGTCGCGCACGAGCCGCGCGACCCCGGTCCCGGCGAGGCGCTGGTCGGTGTGCACGCGACCGGCATCTGCGGCAGCGACCGCGAGGTGTACCAGGGCAACCGGCCCGAGGGGTACGTGCGTTACCCGCTCACCCCGGGCCACGAGTGGTCCGGGACCGTGCTGCGGGTGGGCGCGGGGGTGCCGGCCTCGCTCACCGGCCGCAAGGTCGTCGGGGAGGGCTTCCGCAACTGCCAGGTGTGCGACCGCTGTCACGCCGGTGAGACGACGCTGTGCTCGGCGGGGTACGAGGAGACCGGGTTCACCCGACCGGGGGCGATGGCCGCCACGCTGACCCTCCCGGCCCGCCTGCTGCACGTCCTGCCGGACGAGGCCGACCTCACCGCGGCGGCACTGCTGGAGCCGGCGGCCTGCATCGCCGCCGCCGCGCTCAAGGCGAACGCCGTGCCCGGTGAGCGGGTCGCCGTGGTCGGTACGGGCACCCTCGGCATGTTCGCGGTGCAGTTCCTGCGCGCGCACTCCCCGGCCGAACTGCTCGTCGTCGGCAGCCGGGACGACCGTGAGGCGCTGTCCCGGCGGTACGGCGCCACCGACTTCCGCACGAAGGACCGGCAGCTCCCGGACGACTTCGACGTGGTGATCGAGACCGCCGGGTCGGCCGACGCGGCCCGTACGGCGGCCTCGCTGCTGAGGCGCGGCGGGCGGCTCGTCCTGACGGGCATCCCGGCGCCGGGCGCGGACGGTCTGGATCCGACGGATCTGGTGGTACGGCAGTTGGAGGTGCACACCGTCTTCGGGGCGGCGCCGGACGCCTGGGCGCACACGGTGCGGGTGTTCGCCGCCGGGCTGCTCGATCCGCTGCCCCTGGTCACGCACGAACTGCCGCTGGCCGATTTCTCCCGGGCCATCGAGCTGGTGGGGTCGGGCGACCCCGCGGTGGGCAAGGTCCTGCTGCGCCCGTGA
- a CDS encoding NADP-dependent oxidoreductase has product MSDTPTLPATGREWQLLSRPVGWPKSEDFALVETEVPAPGPGRVLVRNTYLSVDPYMRGRMSAAKSYVAPYELGKAMQGGAVGEVVASEAEGIAVGDHVLHFFGWREYAVVAAENAVKVDPDAAPLPAYLGVLGMTGLTAYAGLLRTAAFKEGDSVFVSGAAGAVGSQVGQIAKLKGASRVVGSAGSDEKVKLLVEEYGFDAAFNYRNGPVSEQLRAAAPDGIDVYFDNVGGDHLEAAIGSLDRGGRIAICGAISVYNNTEPAPGPKNLARLIQTRGRIEGFLVNDHYDLQPQFVQEVGAWVRSGELKYRETVVEGIENNLEAFLGVLRGDNTGKMIVRL; this is encoded by the coding sequence ATGTCCGACACCCCCACGCTCCCCGCCACCGGCCGCGAGTGGCAGCTGCTCAGCCGGCCCGTCGGATGGCCGAAGTCCGAGGACTTCGCCCTGGTCGAGACCGAGGTCCCGGCGCCCGGTCCGGGCCGGGTGCTGGTGCGGAACACGTACCTCTCCGTCGACCCGTACATGCGGGGAAGGATGTCGGCCGCCAAGTCCTATGTGGCGCCCTACGAGCTGGGCAAGGCCATGCAGGGCGGCGCCGTCGGCGAGGTCGTCGCCTCGGAGGCCGAGGGGATCGCCGTCGGCGACCACGTCCTGCACTTCTTCGGCTGGCGCGAGTACGCCGTCGTGGCCGCGGAGAACGCCGTCAAGGTGGACCCCGACGCCGCGCCGCTCCCGGCCTACCTGGGCGTGCTGGGGATGACCGGGCTCACCGCCTACGCGGGCCTGCTGCGCACCGCCGCCTTCAAGGAGGGCGACTCCGTCTTCGTCTCCGGCGCCGCGGGCGCCGTCGGCAGCCAGGTCGGGCAGATCGCGAAGCTCAAGGGCGCCTCCCGGGTCGTCGGCTCCGCCGGATCCGACGAGAAGGTCAAGCTCCTCGTCGAGGAGTACGGCTTCGACGCCGCCTTCAACTACCGGAACGGCCCCGTGAGCGAGCAGCTGCGCGCCGCCGCCCCGGACGGGATCGACGTCTACTTCGACAACGTGGGCGGCGACCACCTGGAGGCGGCGATCGGATCGCTCGACCGGGGCGGCCGGATCGCGATCTGCGGAGCGATCTCCGTCTACAACAACACCGAGCCCGCGCCCGGTCCGAAGAACCTCGCCCGGCTCATCCAGACCCGCGGCCGCATCGAGGGCTTCCTGGTCAACGACCACTACGACCTCCAGCCGCAGTTCGTCCAGGAGGTCGGGGCCTGGGTGCGCTCCGGCGAGCTCAAGTACCGGGAGACCGTCGTCGAGGGCATCGAGAACAACCTCGAGGCGTTCCTCGGGGTGCTGCGCGGCGACAACACCGGGAAGATGATCGTCAGGCTCTGA
- a CDS encoding SCO2400 family protein, whose translation MDYCHPCRRHLNGALACPGCGTPVETLRAHPEASAAPQAAHEEGVPDPEPEPEPHAEPEPAEGARQPAADAPASPEAADEEPTEGVSRRDRKAATHRRRRRRSLLIAAGFVLAAGALSLAELGMDAPGSKPEPAAAGDETPAGGSAEAEPAPPPGSAPGTGTSVNSPSPSASGSPSASKSPTDEESAEAEESAEAEAGGEPEEATRPAPAGTAPADPTAAPPRQSPPQPDAPEPAPTTTEPEPEPEPEPSETCNRFLWWCT comes from the coding sequence ATGGACTATTGCCACCCGTGCCGACGGCACCTCAACGGCGCCCTCGCCTGCCCGGGGTGCGGCACCCCTGTCGAGACCCTCCGCGCCCACCCGGAGGCCTCCGCCGCCCCGCAGGCGGCGCACGAGGAGGGCGTACCGGATCCGGAACCGGAGCCGGAACCGCACGCGGAGCCGGAACCCGCCGAAGGCGCGCGGCAGCCGGCCGCCGACGCTCCCGCGAGTCCGGAGGCGGCCGACGAGGAACCCACGGAAGGGGTGAGCCGCCGGGACCGCAAGGCCGCGACGCACCGCAGGCGACGGCGCAGGTCGCTGCTGATCGCGGCGGGATTCGTCCTGGCCGCAGGCGCGTTGAGTCTCGCGGAGCTGGGGATGGACGCACCGGGGTCGAAGCCCGAGCCGGCGGCGGCCGGGGACGAGACGCCGGCCGGTGGATCGGCCGAGGCCGAGCCGGCGCCACCGCCCGGCAGCGCCCCGGGCACGGGCACCTCCGTGAACTCCCCGTCCCCCAGCGCCTCCGGCTCACCGTCGGCCTCCAAGTCGCCGACGGACGAGGAGTCGGCGGAGGCGGAGGAGTCGGCGGAGGCGGAAGCGGGCGGGGAGCCCGAGGAGGCCACCCGGCCGGCACCCGCGGGCACGGCACCGGCCGACCCGACCGCGGCGCCGCCGCGGCAGTCCCCGCCGCAGCCGGACGCCCCGGAGCCCGCCCCGACCACCACGGAGCCCGAACCGGAACCGGAGCCTGAACCCTCGGAGACCTGCAACCGCTTCCTGTGGTGGTGCACCTGA
- the mmsA gene encoding multiple monosaccharide ABC transporter ATP-binding protein, with protein sequence MAGPVLEMRSIVKTFPGVKALSDVTLTVRRGEVHAICGENGAGKSTLMKVLSGVHPHGSYEGEILFEEETCRFKDIRASEQRGIVIIHQELALVPYLSLAENIFLGNEHTRRGRIDWHETLRHATELLRRVGLEDHPETRVADIGVGKQQLVEIAKALSKKVKLLILDEPTAALNDEDSGKLLDLILQLKEQGITSIIISHKLNEIRKVADSVTILRDGQTIETLDVKAAQTTEDRIISGMVGRDLEHRFPERTPHHPEEGTAPALEIRNWTVHHPIDQQRKVVDDVSLEVRRGEIVGIAGLMGAGRTELAMSVFGRTYGRHAAGTVLRDGREIRTKTVPEAVRHGIAYVTEDRKHYGLNLIDTINRNISLSALGKVARRGVVDEHEERQVAEGFRTSMNIKAPTVFEPVGKLSGGNQQKVVLSKWIFAGPEVLILDEPTRGIDVGAKYEIYTVIDQLAAQGKAVVFISSELPELLGMCDRIYTMAAGRLTGEFPRAEASQESLMRHMTKDKQDARDTRDTQGEKNQKDEEVTR encoded by the coding sequence ATGGCGGGACCCGTCCTGGAAATGCGCTCGATCGTCAAGACCTTTCCCGGCGTCAAGGCGCTGTCGGACGTCACACTGACCGTCCGGCGGGGCGAGGTCCACGCCATCTGCGGCGAGAACGGCGCCGGCAAGTCGACCCTGATGAAGGTCCTCTCCGGCGTCCACCCGCACGGCAGTTACGAAGGGGAGATCCTCTTCGAGGAGGAGACCTGCCGGTTCAAGGACATCAGGGCCAGCGAGCAGCGCGGCATCGTCATCATCCACCAGGAACTGGCCCTGGTGCCCTACCTCTCCCTCGCGGAGAACATCTTCCTCGGCAACGAGCACACCCGGCGCGGCCGCATCGACTGGCACGAGACGCTGCGGCACGCCACCGAACTGCTGCGCCGGGTCGGGCTCGAGGACCACCCCGAGACCCGGGTCGCCGACATCGGCGTGGGCAAGCAGCAGTTGGTGGAGATCGCCAAGGCGCTGTCGAAGAAGGTGAAGCTGCTCATCCTCGACGAGCCGACCGCGGCGCTCAACGACGAGGACAGCGGCAAACTGCTCGACCTGATCCTCCAGTTGAAGGAACAGGGCATCACGTCGATCATCATCTCCCACAAGCTGAACGAGATCCGCAAGGTCGCCGACTCGGTGACGATCCTGCGGGACGGGCAGACCATCGAGACGCTCGACGTGAAGGCGGCGCAGACCACCGAGGACCGGATCATCAGCGGCATGGTCGGCCGCGACCTGGAGCACCGCTTCCCCGAGCGGACCCCGCACCACCCGGAGGAGGGCACGGCCCCGGCGCTCGAGATCCGCAACTGGACCGTGCACCACCCCATCGACCAGCAGCGCAAGGTCGTCGACGACGTGTCCCTGGAGGTCCGGCGCGGCGAGATCGTCGGCATCGCCGGCCTGATGGGCGCCGGCCGCACCGAGCTGGCGATGAGCGTCTTCGGCCGCACCTACGGCCGGCACGCGGCCGGCACGGTCCTCCGGGACGGCCGGGAGATCCGCACGAAGACCGTCCCCGAGGCGGTACGGCACGGCATCGCGTACGTCACCGAGGACCGCAAGCACTACGGCCTGAACCTCATCGACACCATCAACCGCAACATCTCGCTCAGCGCGCTGGGCAAGGTCGCCCGGCGGGGCGTCGTGGACGAGCACGAGGAACGCCAGGTCGCCGAGGGTTTCCGCACGTCCATGAACATCAAGGCGCCGACCGTCTTCGAACCGGTGGGCAAGCTGTCCGGCGGCAACCAGCAGAAGGTCGTCCTCAGCAAGTGGATCTTCGCGGGTCCCGAGGTGCTGATCCTGGACGAACCGACCCGTGGCATCGACGTCGGTGCCAAGTACGAGATCTACACGGTCATCGACCAACTGGCCGCACAGGGCAAGGCGGTCGTCTTCATCTCCTCCGAACTGCCCGAACTGCTCGGCATGTGCGACCGCATCTACACGATGGCCGCGGGGCGGCTGACCGGGGAGTTCCCGCGGGCCGAGGCCTCCCAGGAGTCGCTGATGCGCCACATGACGAAGGACAAGCAGGACGCGCGGGACACACGGGACACGCAGGGCGAGAAGAACCAGAAGGACGAAGAGGTAACCCGATGA
- a CDS encoding MarR family winged helix-turn-helix transcriptional regulator, with protein MAAASSPPSRPDALTLEVVELIGSVVARYHEEYEEAAAGHALTGAQARLLSLLSLEPLPMRKLAHRLKCEPSNVTGIVDRLESRGLAERRPDPADRRVKLAAATAEGRRVARSMRESLRFAREPLAALTEQERLALRDTLRTMLDAGRDTGASGTHEA; from the coding sequence ATGGCCGCCGCATCCAGTCCCCCCAGCCGCCCCGACGCCCTGACCCTGGAGGTCGTCGAACTCATCGGCTCGGTCGTGGCCCGCTACCACGAGGAGTACGAGGAGGCGGCGGCCGGCCACGCGCTCACCGGCGCGCAGGCCCGGCTGCTGAGCCTGCTCTCCCTGGAGCCGCTGCCGATGCGGAAGCTCGCCCACCGTCTGAAGTGCGAGCCGTCGAACGTCACCGGGATCGTCGACCGTCTGGAGTCGCGCGGGCTGGCGGAGCGCCGGCCGGACCCGGCCGACCGCCGGGTGAAGCTGGCGGCGGCGACGGCGGAGGGGCGCAGGGTGGCCCGCAGCATGCGGGAGTCACTGCGTTTCGCCCGCGAGCCCCTGGCCGCCCTCACGGAACAGGAACGCCTGGCCCTGCGGGACACGCTGCGGACGATGCTGGACGCCGGCCGGGACACCGGCGCGTCCGGGACGCACGAGGCGTAG
- a CDS encoding aldose epimerase family protein, whose translation MNELFGTLSDGTPVHRWTLERAGTRVRMLSYGGIVQTVEVPDREGRPGNVVLGFSGLDGYVARPEPYLGALIGRYANRIAGARFPLDGRVHTLAPNNGPNSLHGGERGFDKRVWDVTPVPHGLRLGRVSADGEEGFPGRLEMSVTCTLDERGALGIVYEAVTDAPTVLNPTNHSYWNLTGSEPRSGAAAGGAAGHELRCAASRFTPVDAELIPTGELRDVTGTRFDFREGRRTGTGYDHNLVLDKGVTPAPVEVAELYDPSSGRVLTVATTEPGMQLYTADLIGEPFAPGAGVALETQHFPDSPNRPGFPSTVLRPGEVFRSETVYGFSVR comes from the coding sequence ATGAACGAACTCTTCGGCACACTTTCCGACGGCACCCCGGTGCACCGCTGGACCCTGGAACGGGCCGGCACCCGGGTGCGGATGCTGTCGTACGGCGGGATCGTGCAGACCGTGGAGGTGCCGGACCGGGAGGGGCGGCCCGGGAACGTGGTGCTGGGCTTCTCCGGCCTGGACGGCTATGTCGCCCGTCCGGAGCCCTACTTGGGCGCCCTGATCGGGCGCTACGCCAACCGGATCGCGGGTGCCCGCTTCCCGCTGGACGGACGTGTCCACACGCTCGCCCCGAACAACGGGCCGAACTCGCTGCACGGCGGTGAGCGGGGCTTCGACAAGCGGGTGTGGGACGTGACGCCCGTACCGCACGGGCTGCGTCTCGGCCGGGTCTCCGCGGACGGCGAAGAGGGCTTCCCGGGCCGTCTGGAGATGTCGGTGACCTGCACGCTGGACGAGCGGGGCGCGCTGGGGATCGTGTACGAGGCGGTCACGGACGCGCCGACGGTCCTGAACCCGACGAACCACTCGTACTGGAACCTGACCGGCTCCGAGCCCCGCTCCGGCGCCGCTGCCGGCGGTGCGGCCGGACACGAACTGCGGTGCGCCGCCTCCCGGTTCACCCCGGTCGACGCGGAGCTGATACCGACCGGCGAACTCCGGGACGTCACCGGCACCCGTTTCGACTTCCGCGAGGGGCGCAGGACGGGCACCGGGTACGACCACAATCTCGTGCTCGACAAGGGGGTGACGCCGGCGCCGGTGGAGGTCGCCGAGCTGTACGACCCGTCGTCCGGGCGGGTGCTGACGGTGGCGACCACCGAGCCCGGGATGCAGCTCTACACCGCCGACCTCATCGGGGAGCCCTTCGCCCCCGGAGCCGGCGTCGCACTGGAGACCCAGCACTTCCCCGACTCGCCGAACCGGCCCGGCTTCCCGAGCACGGTCCTGCGGCCGGGCGAGGTGTTCCGCTCGGAGACGGTGTACGGCTTCTCCGTGCGGTAG
- a CDS encoding EI24 domain-containing protein → MRDLGAGFRYLLKGQRWVARHGRQYGFGLVPGLITLVLYAAALVALALWGAGFVGWATPFADDWSSPWLGLFRGFLTVVLFALGLLLSVITFTAVTLLIGQPFYESLSEKVDRDVSPDGTAPESGLTLGRELWISGRDSLRIVVRALLWAVLLFVLGFIPFLGQTVVPVIGFMVTGFFLTEELAAVALQRREVELRERLALLRARKTLVWGFGTPLGLAFLVPFVAVFLMPGAVAGATLMARDLLGEETVEDGATGEDGATGEDGADEPVAPAH, encoded by the coding sequence ATGCGCGATCTTGGGGCGGGATTCCGGTATCTCCTGAAGGGCCAGCGCTGGGTGGCCCGGCACGGCAGACAGTACGGCTTCGGACTGGTGCCGGGACTGATCACACTGGTGCTGTACGCGGCGGCACTGGTGGCGCTGGCCCTGTGGGGAGCCGGTTTCGTCGGCTGGGCGACACCGTTCGCCGACGACTGGTCGAGCCCCTGGCTCGGCCTGTTCCGCGGGTTCCTCACCGTGGTCCTGTTCGCGCTCGGACTGCTGCTGTCCGTCATCACCTTCACCGCGGTGACGCTCCTCATCGGCCAGCCCTTCTACGAGAGCCTCTCCGAGAAGGTCGACCGGGACGTCTCGCCCGACGGCACCGCCCCCGAGTCCGGGCTGACGCTGGGGCGGGAGCTGTGGATCTCCGGCCGGGACAGCCTCCGTATCGTCGTACGCGCCCTTCTCTGGGCGGTGCTGCTCTTCGTCCTCGGGTTCATCCCCTTCCTCGGGCAGACCGTCGTACCGGTGATCGGCTTCATGGTCACCGGGTTCTTCCTCACCGAGGAGCTGGCGGCGGTGGCCCTCCAGCGGCGCGAGGTCGAACTGCGGGAGCGGCTCGCCCTGCTGCGGGCCCGCAAGACCCTGGTCTGGGGCTTCGGGACACCGCTCGGGCTGGCCTTCCTCGTCCCGTTCGTCGCGGTGTTCCTGATGCCGGGCGCGGTCGCCGGTGCCACCCTCATGGCCCGGGACCTGCTCGGCGAGGAGACCGTCGAGGACGGCGCCACCGGCGAGGACGGCGCCACCGGCGAGGACGGCGCCGACGAGCCCGTGGCGCCCGCGCACTGA